Sequence from the Catenuloplanes indicus genome:
CCGGTTCCGGACGAGAATTCGTGACGTCGGGCGAGAACCGTTTAACAGGAGGGTCGTCGAAGCGCGATGAACATTGTGGTACTGGTCAAGCAGGTACCGGACTCCGGTGCCGAACGGTCTCTGCGTGCCGACGACAACACCGTTGACCGCGGTGCGGCGAGCAACGTCATCAACGAGATGGACGAGTACGCGATCGAGGAGGCGCTGCGCCTCACCGAGGCGCACGGCGGCGAGGTCACGGTGCTGACCATGGGCCCGTCCGGCGCCACCGAGTCGATCCGCAAGGCGCTGTCCATGGGCCCGGCCAAGGCCGTGCACATCCTCGACGACGCGCTGCACGGCTCCTGCGCCGTCGCCACCTCCAAGGTGATCGCGACCGCGCTCGGCCGGCTGAACGCGGACGTCGTCCTCTGCGGCTCGGAGTCGACCGACGGCCGCGTCCAGGTGCTCCCGCACATGCTCGCGGAGCGGCTCGGCGTCGCCGCGCTCACCGGCGCGCGCAAGCTGACCGTGGACGGCAGCACGCTGACCGTCGAACGGCAGACCGACGAGGGGTACGAGGTGGTCACCGCCTCGACGCCGGCCGTCGTCTCGGTGTGGGACACGATCAACGAGCCGCGGTACCCGTCCTTCAAGGGCATCATGGCCGCGAAGAAGAAGCAGGTGGAGACGCTGTCCCTCGCCGACCTGGGCGTCGACGCGTCCGAGGTCGGCTTCGCGGGCGCCACCAGCACCGTGGTCGAGCACGCGCAGCGCCCGCCGCGCTCGGCCGGTCAGAAGGTCGTCGACGAGGGCGAGGCCGGCGTCCGGCTGGTCGAGTTCCTCGCCACCGAGAAGTTCGTCTGAGAAGGGGGTACCGAGACATGGCAGAGGTTCTCGTCGTCGTCGAGGCCGCCGCCTCGGGCGTGAAGAAGGTCACGCTGGAGCTGCTCACGCTCGCGCGGCAGATCGGCACGCCGTCCGCGGTCGTGCTCGGCGGGCCCGGCGCCGCGGAGGCGCTCACGCCGAAGCTCGCGGAGTACGGCGCGGAGAAGATCTACGCGGCGGAGAGCGAGGAGATCGACGGCTACCTGGTCGCGCCGAAGGCGACCGTGGTGGCCGAGCTGGTCAAGCGCGTCTCCCCGGCCGCCGTGCTGCTCGCCTCCAGCCAGGAGGGCAAGGAGATCGCGGCCCGGCTGGCGATCAAGCTGGACAACGGTGTGCTCACCGACGCGGTCGGGCTGGAGGCGGACGGCACCGCCACCCAGGTCGCGTTCGCCGGTGCCACCATCGTCAAGTCCAAGGTCACCCGCGGCCTGCCGATCGTGGCGCTCCGGCCGAACTCGCTGACCCCCGCGCCGGCCCCGGCGTCCCCGTCGGTCGAGCCGCTCCCGGTCACCGTGACCGAGACGGACAAGCTGGCGAAGGTGGTCGAGCGGGTCGCG
This genomic interval carries:
- a CDS encoding electron transfer flavoprotein subunit beta/FixA family protein encodes the protein MNIVVLVKQVPDSGAERSLRADDNTVDRGAASNVINEMDEYAIEEALRLTEAHGGEVTVLTMGPSGATESIRKALSMGPAKAVHILDDALHGSCAVATSKVIATALGRLNADVVLCGSESTDGRVQVLPHMLAERLGVAALTGARKLTVDGSTLTVERQTDEGYEVVTASTPAVVSVWDTINEPRYPSFKGIMAAKKKQVETLSLADLGVDASEVGFAGATSTVVEHAQRPPRSAGQKVVDEGEAGVRLVEFLATEKFV
- a CDS encoding electron transfer flavoprotein subunit alpha/FixB family protein, with the protein product MAEVLVVVEAAASGVKKVTLELLTLARQIGTPSAVVLGGPGAAEALTPKLAEYGAEKIYAAESEEIDGYLVAPKATVVAELVKRVSPAAVLLASSQEGKEIAARLAIKLDNGVLTDAVGLEADGTATQVAFAGATIVKSKVTRGLPIVALRPNSLTPAPAPASPSVEPLPVTVTETDKLAKVVERVAEQKGARPELSEASVVVSGGRGVGGADGFKLVEELADLLGGAVGASRAAVDSGFYPHQYQVGQTGKTVSPQLYVALGISGAIQHRAGMQTSKTIVAVNKDGEAPIFELADYGVVGDLNKVVPQAAEEIRKRK